In Dehalococcoidia bacterium, the sequence GACGCCCGCTTCGCCCGCTTCGTCTCGCGCAAGGAGGCGGCGCAGCTCGGCGAGCTGCTCGGCCGCGTGTATGCCGCCACCCCGGCTGCCGCGCCCGTGCCCGGTTCGCAGGCGCGCGCCGCCCGCGGCGTTTCCGTGTGAGGCCGTCCGGGTGTTCGGGGACCGCGTCGCCGTGCGCCGTTCTGTCACCGGGAAAACCCGACGGCTGCCTGCGCCCATCATCATTGTCAAGCGGCTTACGTGCGATAAGATAAGGACATGGACGAGCATGTCCCGGTCAGTGCCTTCTGCCCCTATTTCCACCACGCCGTAGAGTTGATCGGCCGGCGCTGGACGGGCGCGGTGTTGCGCGCCATGCTCGGCGGCGTCGTGCGCTTCAGCGATCTGACCCATGCGATCCCCGGCCTCAGCGACCGCATGCTCTCGGAGCGGCTCAAAGAGCTGGAAGCAGAGGGCATCGTCGAGCGTTCCGTAATCCCCGAAACGCCGGTGCGCATCGAATACCGGCTCACGGCCAAGGGCCGCGCTCTCGGCACGGTGGTCGCGGCCATGGGCGACTGGGCGCATGACTGGCTCTCGCCCGAGGTCGTCGCCCGGCGCTAGCATCTACCGGCCGCGACCACCCTCCCACGCGTTCGTTCCCCTGTAGTTGCCTGCCTGCACGGCGCGCATGCCTACTTCGGCGCGCCGCGGAGTAGCCCGCTGGCCAAAAGTCCTATCCGGGACAGTTCATTAGTGTGATGGGGTAGTGAGGGGCGCCGCCGCACACTGGTGATAGAGGACGGTTGCAGCCGTCGGCCGGGATAGGGGAACACGCGATGTACTCGTGCATTATTTGCCACTTCGATACGGAACTGGACGATGTCGCCGTGCCGGGCGGCGCCCGCAGTTGCGTGTGTCTGCGCTGCTACTCTCGAGAAACCAGGTCCGAGCGCCCGATGCCCAGGCGCCTGCGCCAGGATCTGATCGCCACACTGGCCGGGATCGGCGTCGCCTGATGCAGCCGCTTGCCGCGCTGACCGAGGAGCGTTGCGAGCTTGCACCATGAGATCGGCGGCCCTGCCCCGACCCGTGCGCGTCCTTCACTCGCTCTTGAGCAACGGCCGGCGTCCATACCGGCCGTTGCTGCTGTCTGTTTCCTGCTGCCTTGATGATTCGGCTCTCGGGTAGCGAATGCTGAACGGCTCAACTCCGCTGCTGCAGGTCGTGAAGCGCCGCCGCCGGCGCGCATGGCGGCGCCGGAAAAGCGAGGGACGGGAGCGCACTATCGGCGCTCCCGTCCTGCATGGCGACTTTCGCCGCGTGGCGCCGGCTCAGTCGCCGACGGCCGCGGCGCGGGGCATCACCCAGATGCTGCGCGGCTCGGCGCCATGCAGGGTGATACCGGCGTCCGTGGCCGAGGGTTCAATCTGGCTGGTGATGCGGATGCTGGTGGGAATCAGATACTCGACCGAGCCGCCCTTCAGCCGGAACGGCCGGTCGTGGCCGGGATAGAGCACGGAGCAGTGTGAGGTGATCTTGCGGGCGCTCTCGCGCGCCTCGGCTTCCGTCGCGAAGATCAGGTAGGGCGAGCCGGCGAGGGCGCAGCGGGCGTTGGGCAGGGCGTCGCCGGTGACGCCGATCGTCTCGCCGTTGTTCTCCACCAGCAGCGTCATGCTGCCGACCGTATGGCCGGGCGTGTCGAGGATGCGCACGCCTTTGTCGATCTCGTCGCCCTCGCGTACAGACCGCAGCTTCATCTGCTCGAGAATCAGGCCGGTGTAGCTCGGCGTGGCCCAGTCGGCCGGATCGGGTTTGGCGGCGTACCTGCGCTCGGCCTCGTGCACCAGCACCTCGGCGTTGCTGAAGAGGTCGATGTTGAGCATATGGTCCCAGTGGGCGTGGGTGAGCACGACGGTGTCGATGTCCTGCGGGCGCAGACCGCGTTCGCGTAGCTTCGCCAGCAGCAGTTCGCGGCGGCCGGTGTGCGCGACATCGACCAGGATCGTCTTCGAGCCGCGCACCAGCGTGACGCCGCAGAAGGCGGGGCTGCCCTGATCGGTGCCCAACGAGAAGCCCTGGAGCAGCAGTTCGACCTCGGCCACGGCCTGCCTCCTGTTTCGTATCCGCACGGCGACGCGCCGCCCTATGGGTAGCGCCAGGCGGGCAGCCTGTCAAGGGGCCGAAAACAGGGCCACACCGCGGGCGGCTGGACTTTTATCCACCCTCGCGGCATGGTGGAACGGCCGGAGGCCGCTCCCGCGGCCGGCTGAGCACATCCGCGATCGAAGGAGCGGCGGGCCATGGCGACGCGCGAACGCGAACTCGAAGCCCTGCACACCAACACCAACGCGCTGCTGAGCGAGCTGCGCGATCTGCCGGAGGCGAAGCTCACCGAAGTCTGGCTCGGCAGCTGGTCGGCGCGCGAGTTGCTGGTCCATCTCGGCGCCTGGTGCAACATGATGGGCCAGGCCTACGAGCGCATGGCCCGTGGCGAGCGGCCTTCCCCGGAAGGCGTCGATCTCTCGGACAACGATGGGATGAACGCGCGCTACGTCGAAGAGGCGCACGGTAAGAGCATCGCGCAGGTGCGCAAGGACCTGGAGACCGGCATGGCCCGCTTTGAGGCCGCGGCGAAGGCCTTGCCCGAGGACCGTTTCGCCGAGGGCAAGACGGCCATGCGCATCATGCAGACGATCGCCGGCCACCCGCTGGAGCACATCGAGGAGGTCCGCGCCTGGCGGCACGGCGCCCCGGCGCCAGGCCGAGATTGACGTAACCGCGCGGGCAACGGATCGTGTAGGGGCGCATTGGCATGAATGGTGCGCCCTTTTCGTCGCCCCGACGGATCGCGCATCCGCGGAGACGCCGCCTCAGGAGGCTCGCATCGATGCTCAAGAAGATCCATCACGTCGGCGTGGTCGTGCGCAGCGCGGACGAGGCGCTGCGCTTCTACCGCGACACGCTCGGCCTGTCCGTCGCCAAGGACGCGGTGATCGAGGATCAGGGCGTGCGCGGCGTGCTGCTGCCCGCCGGCGAATCCGAGATCGAGCTGCTGGAGCCGACGCGCGAGGGCACCGGTGTCGCCCGCTTCCTGGAGAAGGGCGAAGGGCTGCACCACGTCTGCTTCGAGAGCGACGACGTGGGCGCCGAGCTGGCCGCGGCGAAGGCGAAGGGGCTGCGGCTGATCGATGAGCAGCCGCGCCAGGGCCTCGCCGGCATGATCGGCTTCATCCATCCGGGCGCCACGCACGGCGTGCTGGTCGAGTTCGCCACGCCGCCAGCGGGCGGCCACGCGCCCGCGCCCGGCCCGCTCGTCAAGAACTTCGACCACGCCGTCTTCGCCGTGAAAGACCTCGACGCCGGCTGCCGCACCTGGGAGAACAACTTCGGCTTTACGACGAAGGAGCGGCGCGAGGTGGCCGCGCTGGGCATCTCCAACGCGATCTTGCCCGTGGCCGGCGCCAACGCCTTCGTCGAGCTGATCACGCCGCTGGGCGAGGGCGCCGTCTCGAAGTTCCTGGACGAGAAGGGCGAGGGGATGTACCTGATCTCGCTCGCGGTTGCGGACATCGAGAAGGCCGTCGCCGCGCTGCGCGAGGCCGGCGTGCGCGTAGGCGACCCGGCGGGCGCCGCCGGCAGCCGGCTGGCTTTCGTTAGCCCGCGCAACACCCACGGCGTCTCGATTCAACTTCGCGAGCGGGTGTAGGGGCGGAGCAGGGCAGGTGAGTCTCGGTCGCCACACCATGCCGGCGGGCGCCCACGGTGCAAGCACCGCGGCGAAGCCGCCTCAGGTTCGGGGGGTGAGCGCCATGGGCGAGTTAGCGCCCATCCAATACCGACGCTCGCCCTCTACGACCATCGGAGATTGCCGCAGTCGGGGACCGCTCGCAGTCAAATCAACACGCCAGTCACCGTATCGGGGGTGAGAGGGGGCGTGCCCCCTATGACCATCGGAGATCTCAAATGACCTTGGAACGAAAAATTCGCGTGCTGATCGCAAAGCCGGGGCTGGATGGCCATGATCGCGGCGCCAAGGTGGTGGCGCGGGCGCTGCGCGACGCCGGCATGGAAGTCATCTACACCGGCATCCGCCAGACGCCGCAGATGATTGCCGAAGCCGCGCTGCAGGAAGACGTGGATGTCGTCGGCCTCAGCATCCTCTCCGGCGCGCACATGGAGCTGTTTCCGCGCATCGTAGAGGAGCTGAAGAAGCGCGGCGTGGACGACGTGTTGCTCTTCGCCGGCGGCATCATCCCCGAAGAGGACACGCCGATGCTGGAGCAACTCGGCTTCAAGGCCGTCTTCCGCCCCGGCAGCTCCACCAACGACATCATTGAATACGTCCGTTCGCACGTGGGCGCCCCGGCGTGACTGCAGCCAGCAACGACTTCCATGATTACATCGAGGGCTATCTCGAGCGCGTGCTGCGCGGCGAGCGCCGCCCCCTCTCGCGCGTGATCACCTGGGTGCAGGAGAACCTGCCCGAGGGCCGCGCCGCCGTGCGCGACCTCTTCCGCCATACCGGCCACGCGCACACGGTCGGCGTCACCGGCTCGGCCGGCTCCGGCAAGAGCACGCTCACCGGCGCCCTGGCGCGGGAGGAGCGCAAACGCGGGCGCAGCGTCGGCATCATCGCCGTCGATCCCTCGAGCCCCTTCACCGGCGGCGCGATCCTGGGCGACCGCATCCGCATGCAGGATCTCACCAACGACGAGGGCATCTTCGTGCGCAGCATGGCCACGCGCCAGTCGCTCGGCGGGCTCACGGCCATGGCGGCCGACGTGATCAGCGTCATGGACGCTTCCGGCAAGGACGTCGTGCTGGTGGAGACGGTCGGCGCCGGCCAGGATGAAGTCGACATCGCCCGCACGGCACAGACGACCTGCCTCGTGCTCACACCCGGCGCCGGCGACGACATCCAGACGATGAAGGCCGGGATCATGGAGATCGCCGACATCCTCGTCGTCAACAAGGCGGACCTTGCCGGCGCCGACATTCTCATGAGCCAGCTCAAGGCGCTGCTCTCGTATTCCGAGCACGGCGACTGGATCATCCCGATCGTGCGCGTGGTCTCGACCAGGGGCGAGGGCATTCCCGAGCTGGCCGACGCGATCGACCGGCACCGCGAGTATCTGGAAAGCTCCGGCAAGCTGGCGCAGCGGCGGCTGGAACGCTCCCGCCACCAGATCGTGGAGGCCGTGCGCGCCGAGGTCATGCGCCGCTACCTCAGCGGCGAAGGCGGCACGCAGCTCGATGAGCTGGCGCGGCGCGTGGCCGAGCGCGACCTCGACCCGCACTCGGCCGCGATCGAGCTGATCGAAGGGGCCGCGCGGGCGGAGTGAAGGCACCTGCCCGCACGGCGGGCAACTCTGCTGAGGTGACCGTCATGGGCGAGTGATCGCCCATCTCAAACGAACGCGTGCCCCCTACGACCAACGGAGTGCTTGGGAGTGCTTGAATGAGCGCCAAAGTGCAGCGGCTGCGCCTGAGCTACGCGCGCGGGCACGAATTGCAGTACGTTTCGCACCTGGACATGTTGCGCTTCTGGGAGCGCACGCTGCGCCGCGCCCACGCGCCCGTGGCCTACTCCGAGGGCTTCACGCCGCACCCACAGATCAACCTCGGCCCGCCGCTCGCCGTGGGCCAGACCGGCCGCGCCGAGCTAATCGACGTCTTTCTCGCCGAAGCCTGGACGCCGGAACGCTTCCGCGACGCGCTGGCGCCGCAACTGCCGCCGGGGCTGAGCCTGGCGCGGGTGGCCGAGGCGCCGCTGGAGGAGCCGTCCCTGCAGTCGCAGCTGCGCGCCGCCGAGTACGAGCTGCAGCTGCAGCCAGGCGCCGATCTCGGCGCGATCGAGCAGCGGATCGCCGCCTTCCTCGCCGCCGAGACGTTCCCCTGGGAGCACGTGCGCGAGAAAGAGACGCGCCGTTACGATCTGCGCCCGCTGGTGCTCGATCTGCGGCTAGAGCGCCGCGCCGACGGCCCCGTGCTCACGGCGCGGCTGCGGGCCGAGGAAGGCGCGACGGCGCGGCCCGACCAGCTTGCTGCCGCGCTCGGCATCGCGGCCGCGCTGCGGCACATCGAGCGCGCGGCGCTGATCCTCGCCGCGCCGGTCGCCCGCCGGTGACCGCGCCGCCCGAGCTGCTGCGGCTGCTGCTGCTGCGCCATGCGCAGACCGCGCACAACCGCGACGGCCTCGTGCAGGGCCGTGCCGACAATCCGCTCAGCGAGCTGGGTCAACGGCAGGCGGCGGCGCTGGCCGAACGGCTGAGCACCGCGCCGCTCGAAGCGATCTACAGCAGTCCCCTGGTGCGCGCCCGCCAGACTGCCGAGGCGATCGCCGCGCCGCATGGCCTCGGCGTCGCAATCGAGCCGGACCTGATCGAGATGGACATCGGCGCGATGGAGGGGCTCAGCGGCGCCGAGCTGCGCGAGCGCTTCCCCGAGTTCATGAAGGCCTGGCTCTCGCAGGACGCGGGCGGCGCCGCCATGCCCGGCGGCGAAAGCCTGGCGCAGGTGCAGGCGCGGGCGATGGCCGTGGTCGAGCGTGTGATCGCCCGCCATCCTGCCGGCGTGGCGGCCGTGGTGAGCCACAACTTCGTATTGCTGACCGTGCTCTGCGCGATCCTCGGCCTGCCCCTGCACGAGTTCCGCCGGCTGCGCCAGGGCGTCGCCAGCCTGGCGATCGTCGAGGTGCTGCCAGGGCAGCGGCGGCTGGTCAGCTTCAACGACCTCTGCCATCTTGAGGCCGCCGGCCTGCTGGGCGAAGACCCGTGGCACGTCCGCCGCGGACTGCCCCTGTAGATATGTAACAGCATAACAGCGAAAACAGCATCTGCGCTATGATGGCTCTCGGCCGGTCGATCGCCGCGCGGGCGCGGCCGGCGAGCGGGAGGAAGGCGGTTGGTGCGCGGGCGTTGCGAAGCGTTGGGGTTCACCCCCGTGCGGCTGCTGCTGATCGCCGCGGGACTCGTCGCCGTCTACTGCGGCTTCTCGATCGTGGGCAACTACGTGCACCAGTATCAGCTCGACCGCGACCGCGCACAGCTTCAGGCGCAGATTCAAACCGAGCAAAGCCGCTACGCCAGGCTCGACGCGCTGCGCCAGTGGATGCAGAGCGACGCCTTCATCGAGGCGATGGCCCGCCACGACGGCCTGATCAAGCCCGGCGACCACCCCATCATCGTCTCTGCGCCGTCGCCGTCTCCGGCAGCCGGCGTCGCGGGCGACTGGTGGGAGAAGTATTTCGGCCCCTGACGCCATGCCACGCCGCACCGCGCTGCGCGAGTTCGAGCGGCGGCTGCTGGCGGCGCTGCCGGAGCTGCCCCTTGTCGATGGCCCGCCACGGCTGATTGTCGCTGCCTCGGGCGGCGCGGATTCCACCGCGTTGTTGTTGGCGCTGCGGGCGCTAGCCGCCGGCGGCTTCCTCCCCGCCGCCTTGATCGCCTGCCATATCGACCACGGCCTGCGGCCCGAGGCCGCGCGGCTGGCGGAGCAAGCGCTGCTGGCCGCGAATTGCCGCGAGCTGGACGTGCCGCTGCTGCTGCGCCGGGTGCAGGTCGAGACTGGAGTGCAGGCGCCTCGCGGCGTGCGGGGCTCTGCCGAAGCGGCGGCGCGGCGGGCGCGCTACGCGGCGCTGGGCGCCGTCGCGGCGGAGATCGATGCGGCGGCCGTGCTCACGGCGCATACGGCCGGCGACCAGGCGGAAACCGTGCTGCTGCGCCTGCTGCGCGGCACCGGCGTCGGCGGGCTGGCGGCCATGCCGCCGCGGAGCCGGCCCTGGGGCGACGGCAGGCCGTTGCTGCTGCGCCCGCTGCTCGGCGCCTGGCCGGAGCAGACGCGCGGCTATTGCCGCGAGCGTGGCGTTTCCTGGAGCGAGGACGAGACGAACGCCTCGCCGCGCTTCGCCCGCAACCGTGTGCGGCATGAGCTTTTGCCGTTGCTGCGCTCGCTCGCGCCCGGCGCGGAGCGGTCGCTGCTGCGGCTTGCCGGGCAGGCGCGTGAGCTGGATGCCTGGCTCGACGGCGAGGTCGAGCGGCTGGCCGCCGCGCTGTGGCGCCGCGATGGCGATGGTTTCCTGCTGAAGAGTTCGCCCGCTGGCCTCGCGCCGTTCATAGGCAAGCAGCTCGTGGCGCGGGTGCTGGCCGAGCTGCTGGGCGGCGCCGGGGCTCCGGGCGCCCGCCAGGTGGCAGCGGTCTTCTCCTGCTGGCGCGGCACGCTGGGCCGGCGCTGCGACGTGGGGCAGGGCTGGCGCGCCGAAGCGACGCTCGCCGGGCTGCGCTTCCGCCGCTTGCCGCCTGAAACACCTGCTGCCGCCGGCGCCGCGCTCCCCGCCGAGGCAGGCGGTTGCCGGCAGTTGGCCTTCGGGCAGACCGAGCTGCCCGGCTGGCGCGTCACCGTCTCGGCCTTCCATCCGCGCGAGCCCGCACCTGAGCCGGACACGCTCTCGGCGTACCTCGTGCTGCCGGACCCGGTGCGGCTCTCCGTACGCGGTTGGCGCGCGGGCGACCGCATGCGTCCTGCCGGGCTGGGCGGCAGCAAGAAGCTGCAGGATATCTTCGTGGACGAACAGGTCGAGCGAGCACGCCGGCCGAGTGTGCCGTTGCTGTTCCTTGACGGCGAGTGCATCTGGGCCGTTGGTGTGAAGCGTTCGGCGCTCGCCCCGGCCGCGCCGCCGGCGGCGGCGGGCCTGCGCGTCGCCTTCACGCCGTTCGCTGGAACTCTGTAGCCGGCGGCGCTTGCCGCTCGCCTGGGGTGTGCAGCCAGACGACCGGCGCGCTACGCTCCGAACTGGCGGCCGTGCGTCGCCATGCAGGGGAGGAGGCCCAAACCATGACCGTGTTCGATGCGGTCCGCACCGTGCTTGCCGTGCGCCGCTACAAGGACGAGCCGCTGCCGGCGGAGCTGGTGCGCCGCATCGTGGAAGCCGCCTGGCTCACGGGCAGCTCGCGCAACGGCCAGCCCTGGCACTTCATCGCCGTGCAGGACCGCGCCATGCTGCGGCGGCTGGGCGGCCTGGCGCAGACGGGACCCTACATCGCCGATGCGGCGCTCGCGGTGGTCGTGGTCATGGAGGAGTCCATCTACAACGTCTCCGATGTCAGCCGGGCGGTGCAGTCGATGATGCTGACCGCCTGGGACCAAGGCGTCGGCTCAAACTGGGTCGGCTTCGGCAACCTGGACTGGGCCAACGCGGTGCTGGGGATTCCGGCCACGCTGAAGGTGATGGCGATCGTGCCCTTCGGCTACCCGGTGACGCGGCTGGGGCGGGGCAAGAAGAACCGCAAGCCCTTCGCCGAAATCGTGAGCCGGGAACGCTACGGCCAGCCGTTCGCGTAGCCGCACGCTTTTCCCCGTAAGCGCAGGTTACTGGCGGGCACGGCGGTCCAGGCACGTTCACCGTGCCGTACGGTTGGGCAGGCTACTCGCGGGCAGGCGTCACAATGGGCCGCTCCCCGATCGCCAGCGGGCGTTCGGCGTTCGGCGCTGCGCTGCGGTTGACCAGCGCGATGCCGAGCGCGATCAGCGCTGCGCCCGCGCCCACCAGCGGATGCAGCGTCTCGCCGAGGAAGACGACGCCCGAGAGCACGGCGACCAGCGGCACGAAGAAGACGTTGCCGCTCACCACCGACGCCTCACCGCGCTCCAGCAGGTAGAGCCAGATCAGCCAGCCGAGCGGGCCGATGATCGCCCCCAGCAGCACCAGCAGCGCGGCCAGGTGCAGCGTCAGGTTGAGCCGCACCGTTTCGGTGAAGGGCATCAGCGGAATCAGCGGCAGCACGCCGTAGGTGTACTGCAACATCGTTAGCCAGACCAGCGGCGCGCCGGGCGGCACGCGCTTGAACAGCAGCGTGCTCGCCGTCCAGCAGAGCGCCGCGCCGAACAGCTCGGCATAGCCCAGCCACTGCGGATGGGCGCCAGGGTGGATGCGGTCGCTGAGCACCACGACGAGCCCGGCGAAGCCGAGCAGCAGGCCGAGCGCCCGCCGCGACCCACCGCGCTCGCCCAGCCACAGCCGCGCCGCCAGCGCCACGAGCAACGGCTGCGCGTAGACGATCAGCGAGGCCTCGCCGGAGCTGACATGTTGCGAACCCAGGTTGATGAAGCCGGAGAGCCCGGCCACGTTGAAGACGCCCAGCACGAAGGCGAAGCGGTGAAAGCGCCAGTCGCGTGGGAGCGGCCCGCCCAGCGCGAGGGCGAAGGCCAGAGCAGGCAGCACACCGGCGCCACGTGCGGCCACGGCCAGCATCAGCGGCGAGGCGTCGTGCAGCGCCGCCTTCACCACCGTGTAGGTCACACCCCAGAACAGGCAGAGCAGGGCGACGAGCGCCGCCGTCACCACGCCGCCCGGCAGGCCGAGGATCGGCCGCGGGCGTTGCAGCACACGCTGACCGGCTGCCATCGGTGGGTGGCCTCCCCTATGCGTTGGTTGAGGCTCAGCCTACCCTACCCTGCCTTGCCGGCGCACCGAGGCCGGGCCCGGCGCTGAGGAGCGCCCACTCGCTGGCTCGACCGGCCGGCTACCGGTGTGTGAGCCGGCGCAGCTGGCGCGTCAGTCGCGCGGCGCGCTGCTTGCGCCACTGCTCGACCTCCTGTCGGTAGACCAGGCGCGTGCGCCGCCCGCGGACCGGCATCGCATCCGCCGGTGCGGGCGTTGCGGTGAGTCGCCCGCGAGCGATGGCGTTGGTGATGGCCCCGAGGGTGACGCCGGCGATCTGCGCCGCCTCGGCCAGTGTCAGCGTCGCCGATGCCTCCTGAGCCAGCCGTTGCACTTCGGCGTCTACTTCGTCGTGCGCTTCGCAGGCAAGCTGTACGCGGTGTTCATCGGCGAAATGGAAGCTCAGTGCGGACTCGATCAGATCGATGACCTCCGCTTCGCTTGAGCCGACCGCGACGACCCCCGGCATTGCCGGAACATAGGCTCCCCACGCCTTGTCCTCCTGCTCGACCACGACATGCACCGCGGGGCGCACCACGATGTCCTGCAGACGATGATCCATCCTCTCCACCTCCCGGCTGAGTGACCCGCGGTGCAGGTCTACCGCTTGAGTCCTGCTTGCCGAAGCACTGCGCCCAGCGTGCCCGTCGGCATATCCTTGCCGTCGTGACCGGCCACGGTGACGGCGCCGGACTTCCGCGGATGGCGATATTGGCGATGGCTGGCCTTGCCGCCGCGGACCTCATACCAGCCGTCCGCCTCAGGCTGCTTCACCCCGTCTCGGACTTTCAACTCTCGCCTTCAACGATGGTTTACTGCACCGCTATACTACTGAATTTGTGCAGTTAGAGTCGGCACGAAGAATGCAAGAAGAGCAGCGTGGCGGCGCCGTTCGCCGCCCAGATCCCGGCAGGCACTGAAGATTCGCGTGGCCGCTTCGATACTTTGGCGGACCTGGTTCAGAAGCGAGGCGGCGATGGACCCCACGATCTACGACAGCCTGACCGGCCTCTCCGGCGTCGCCCTGTTCAGCGGTCAACTGGACCGTGCCTATCGCCGCGAGCTGGCCGGTGAACGCGGGCTGGCGGTGCTGGCCCTTGGTGTGCCGCAGGTCGACTGGCTGCGCCGCCAGTACGGCGACGCTTTCGTCGATCTCGGCCTGGTCGGCGTGTCACGGGCGTTGTCCGAGAGCCTGCGCCGCGTCGACCGCACGGCCCACCTCGGCGACGGCCGCTTCCTCGCCTTCGCCAGCCATCTGCGCTCGCCTGGCGACGCCACGCGGCTGGCCCAGCGCGTTCACGACCGCGTGCGCTGGGTCTTCCGGCTCGAAGGCAACGTGGAGCGTGTGCCCGTGCGCCTGGGCATGAGCCTGCGTATCCCTTGCGAGCGCAACTCGCTTGCGGCGCTGCTGATCGAGGAGGCGATGCGGGCCCTGTTCGACGCCTCAGACGAGGGCGTACATCTCTTCGGCGCCGGCCGCCTGACGCTGGTGCCAACCGCTGCCGCCGCTGCTCCTGGTTCCGCTACCGACCGCCGCTGGACCGATCACGAGTCTCCGCCGGCGCTCGCCTGATTGGACGCGCATTGCCTGGGGCCGGCGCCGCCCGGCTCAGCTCCATCCGCTGTCGCAAGGCCCGTGGCTTGCCGCGCTCCGGCGATGACCGCTTGCCGCGACATGTCCCCGGAGTGAGCCCCTACTCCGAGAGCCGGCTGACCTGCACCCGCGCCTCGTAGGCCGCGGCGCCGGACGGCTCGAAGGCGCGCACGGCCGCGTCCGGCACCGCGCGGGCGCCGCTGGTCAGGTCATTGATCCCCGGCCAGCCGTCGTGCATCCAGACCACGCCCGCCGGCACGCGCTCCGTCACGAGCGACCGCGCCTGCATGGCGCCGCGGTCGTTGTGAATGCGGATCGCCTCGCCGTCGGCCAGGCCGCGCGCGGCGGCGTCGGCGGGGTTGAGCCAGAGGCGCGGCTCGGGGTCGGCGTCCGCGAGCGTGGGCAGCGCCCGGCCGTGGTCGTAGAAGGCGTGGAAGTGCGTGATCGCGCGGCCCTGGCGGAAGAGCAAGGGAAAGCGTGCGGCGCGTTCCGGCTGGCGGCTTGCGTCTTCGTGCACCGGCTCGTAGACCGGCAGCGGCGGCAGGCCCATCGCCTCTGCCTTCGCGGAGTAGAACTCGACCTTGCCCGAGGGCGTAGCGAAGCGCAGATCCGGGTGCGCGACCTCGGAGACGGCCAGCCGGTGGATACCGCCCTCGGCGCGCAGCTGCTCGGCGCTGATGCGGCCCGTCGCCTCGTGATCGAAGGCCGCGGACATCAGCTCGTCGGCGCTGGCCCAGGGGAAGAAGTCCTGCAGCGGGCCGGCGAAGCGCTCGTCGGCGCGCAGCCGTTCGGCGAGCTGTTGCAACACCCAGGAGGCCGAGCGCGCCGCGCCGCGTGGCGAGATCGCCTGTTCCATCAGGTAGAGGTGGGTGGCCGTCGCCTTGTAGCCGGTCTCCTCCAGCCACGAGGTGCCGGGCAGCACCACGTCGGCGTAGCCGCGCGCCGTCTCATTCATGAACAGGTCGAAGCAGGCGACGAGATCCATCTTCGCCAGCGCCGCGGCCACGCGGCTCGTGTCCGCAAACGACGACAGCATGTTGGTGCCAAGCAGCAGCAGCACCTTGATCCGCCCTGCGTCCAACGCGTCGAGCACGCTGCTCATCTCGGAGATCACGTAATCGCCCGGCGGCCGCGTCTCGACCGCGGCCAGGTTGGCGAAGCCGCCGCCGTGCGCCTGCGCCGCGTGGCGCGGCCCGAAGCCGCCGCCCGGCTGCCCCAGTGCGCCCGTCAGCCCCGGCAGGCAGGCGACGGCGCGGCTGCCGTACCAGCCGTTGCCGCTCTTGTGCATCGAAGAGCCGCCGAGCAGGATCATGCTGTGCCGCGTCGCCGCGTAGCGCCGAGCAAGCGCCTGCACCGCGGCGGCGGGAATGCCCGTCTGCGCCTCGGTCCACGCCGGCGTGAACTGGCGCACATGCTCGGCAAACGCCGCGAAGCCCTCGCCGTGCTCCGCCACGAAGGCGGCGTCGTGCAGCCCCTCCCCGGTGATCACGTGCGCCATGCCGAGCGCCAGCGCCGCGTCAGCGCCCGGCTTGATCAGGTACGCCTCGTCCGCCTGCGCGAAGGCCTCGCTGCGGCGCACGTCGATGGCGACGACGTAGGCGCCGCGGCGCTTCGCCGCGATCACGTGCGGCGCCGTGCCGGGCTGGCTGATCAGATTTGCTCCCCAGAGCAGGATCAGCTCGGCGTTGGCCGCCATATCTTCTTTCGTGTTCACCTCGGTCGGCCCGGTGAGCGTCAGGCCGAAGCCGCCCAGCCCCCAGCAGACGATCGAGGGGTTCCACCACTGGAAACCGGCCATGTTGGCGAAGCGCTGCGTC encodes:
- a CDS encoding molybdopterin-dependent oxidoreductase, translating into MTAAPETARSVRTMCPMNCNPTYCGMIVEVEDDRVRAIHGDTENPDSHGFLCIRGQAAGEIVDNPLRLLQPRLRERREPGAWRDASWDAALERVAEAMLRAGPEAVAVWHGHGLIVNTLHRQVTQRFANMAGFQWWNPSIVCWGLGGFGLTLTGPTEVNTKEDMAANAELILLWGANLISQPGTAPHVIAAKRRGAYVVAIDVRRSEAFAQADEAYLIKPGADAALALGMAHVITGEGLHDAAFVAEHGEGFAAFAEHVRQFTPAWTEAQTGIPAAAVQALARRYAATRHSMILLGGSSMHKSGNGWYGSRAVACLPGLTGALGQPGGGFGPRHAAQAHGGGFANLAAVETRPPGDYVISEMSSVLDALDAGRIKVLLLLGTNMLSSFADTSRVAAALAKMDLVACFDLFMNETARGYADVVLPGTSWLEETGYKATATHLYLMEQAISPRGAARSASWVLQQLAERLRADERFAGPLQDFFPWASADELMSAAFDHEATGRISAEQLRAEGGIHRLAVSEVAHPDLRFATPSGKVEFYSAKAEAMGLPPLPVYEPVHEDASRQPERAARFPLLFRQGRAITHFHAFYDHGRALPTLADADPEPRLWLNPADAAARGLADGEAIRIHNDRGAMQARSLVTERVPAGVVWMHDGWPGINDLTSGARAVPDAAVRAFEPSGAAAYEARVQVSRLSE